TCGGTGGCCGTGGCTCGGGCTGCGCAGCGCCCGGCGTAGGCCGTGCGCCCAGACGCTGCCGGCGCCGAACGCGCGGGCGTCGGCGACGTCGAACGGGGTCGCCCAGGAGATCTGGGTGGCCAGCGCGCTGGCCAGGGCGAAGACCACCTCCGGGCTGACCTTCAGGGGAAACGTGTCGATCAGGCCGCGGGTGTGCTCACGCGCCCAGGCGTCCAACCCGGCCTGATCGGGAAGCACACCGACGTCGGTCGTCGTCGGCAGCGCGGCTCGCCACCCGGTCGAACCGTCGCCGCCCTGGCCCGGCCGCCGGTGCCAGAGCGCGGTGGCAGACGCGACCAGCGGATGCGGCGCGTCCAGTAGCGTTCGGGCAACCTCGGCCGCGGTGGCCAGGTCGGTGCCCAGCGCGTGAGCCAGATCCTCGGCGGCCGGATCGGAGTCGGCCGCGGCGGCGCAGACGGCGAGCAGCAGCCAGGCGCCGAGCGGGGAGGCGACGTGGTGCCGGTCGCCGATCGTGGCGTGCAGCCGTGCGGCGTACGCGGAGAGCGGCCCGTGCAGATCGGTCGTCATGCCCCTACTCTGCCCGCCGGCCCGGCTCACGACCACAGCTCGAAGGGCTCGTCGATCTCCTCGCCGGCGAGGAAGGCGGTGATCAGCTGGGGGAGCTGCCCGGGGTAGAACCGTTCCGGGCTCGCGATCACCTCCGGCAGCGGCCACCAGCGGAAGGCGAAGTAGTCCTCCAACTCGTAGTCGAGCCGGTGCGCCTCGTCCACGTCGGGTCCCTCCCCGGCGAGCCGCACGCTGACGACGACCTCGTCCTGGACGTGCCGCACCTGGCGGTGCGGGAAGCTGGCCCGCCTGCGCCAGGTCGGTGCGCCCACCTGGTCGGCGGTGACCAGGATGCCGGTCTCCTCGTGTAGCTCCCGCACCGCCGTGTCGCAATAGGTCTCCCCGGCATCCATGCCACCGCCGGGCAGCTCCCACCAGGTGCCCAGCCGGGGATGGTCGGGGTCGCGGGTGTGGAACAGCAACACCCGATCCAAACTGTCGGTGACCACCACCCGCACCGCGCGTCGTTCCAGGATCGGCAGGTCGCGGGGCAGCTCGGTCATCGGCCCAGTCTGCCGCACTGCCCGCTCGGGCGGCGGGTAGGCTGCCCGCCGTGGCTGGTCTGTTGAGGAATGTCGCGGCTCGCATCTCCCGGGTAGGCGCGGTGATCCCGTCGCCCCGACGGACCGGGCCGGCCCCCGCGCAGGTGGCTCGCCGCCGTCAGGTGAGCGCCTTGCAGCGTCGGGAGCTGACCTACGCTCCGGAGCGGGACGGTCAGGCCGACCCGGGCGAGATCGTCTGGACGTGGGTGCCGTACGAGGACGACCCCCGCCAGGGCAAGGACCGGCCGGTGCTGGTCGTCGGGCGGCACAGCCGGACGCTGTTCGGGCTGATGCTGTCCAGCCAGAGCGAGCGGGACGGGCAGCGGCACTGGTTCGCGCTCGGGCCGGGCGAGTGGGATCGGGACAACCGGCCGAGCTGGGTCCGGTTGGACCGGGTGCTCACCATGCGTGAGGACAGCATCCGCCGCGAGGGCGCCGTGCTGGACCGGCCTCGGTTCGACCGGGTCGGGCAGGCGCTGCGCGCCGGCTACGGCTGGCGCTGACCCCGCACGCCGCTGCGGCTGCCCTGTTCGAGGTCTCCCAGGCTGCCCGGTCGAGGTGCTCGGTGCGTACCTGTAGAGCTGCCCCACAGATGGGGCATCCCGGTGGTGCGTGCGGTCCGGTGGTGCGTGCGGTCCGGTGGTGCGTGCGGTCCGGTGGTGCGTGCGGTCCGGTGGTGCGTGCGGTCCGGTGGTGCGTGCGGTCCGGTGGTGCGTGCGGCCCGTTGGTGCGCGCGGTCCGGTGGTGCGTGCGGTCCGGTGGTGCGTTGGCCGTCGTAGCTGCCCACGAGATGGGGCGTCCGGGGTGGCGCCGCGCGGCCCGATGGTCGCTGGGCCGCGTGCTGCCCCATTACCGGGGCAGCTCTACAGCGAGGCAGGCAGACGTCCTGGGGCCAGGAGCCGGCGCGGACCCGACCGACGTGGTCAGGCCGACTCGCGGCTCGGGCCGACCGCGGCACCCTTGGCGCCCGGCGGCGGGTACGGCCGGTCGGCGAGCAGCCGCGCCAGGTGTGCGGTGTTGAGCGCCAGGGCCTTCGTGGTGCGGCCGGTGGTGTCGGGCTTGGGGCCGGCGTCGCGGTAGTCCACAGTCTGCAGTGCCTCCCCGACCCAGTAGGTTGCCGCGGCGGCGGGGAGGGTGAACCCGACCTCGTTGAGTGCCTGCTGCACCTGGCCGATGGTGTGGTGCGCGCCGTCCTCGTTGCCGACGACGGCCACCCCGGCGACCTTGCCGTAGGTGAGGAGTCGGCCCTCGTCGTCGGTCTCGGAGAGTTCGGCGTCGAGACGTTCGAGGACCATCTTGCAGACGCTGGACGGCTGACCGAGCCAGATCGGTGTGGCGATGATGAGCACCTGCGCCGCCAGCAGCTTGGCGCGGATCGCCGGCCAGCCGTCACCGTTGCCCTCGTCGGTGGAGACGCCGAAGCGCACATCGTGGTCCACCACCCGGACCAGTTCGCCCTCCACGTCCTGAGCGGCCAACTCGTCGAGCACCTCCCGACCGAGCTGCTCAGAGCTGGAGGGGCCCGGTGACTGCTTGAGGGTGCAGTTGAGAACGAGGGCGCGGATGTTCGCCACGTCGAGTTCCTTTCGCCCGTCAGATGGATTTCTTGCCCATACCCGGAGGGTGTACGTATATGCCGAGTGGGTCGACCAGTACCGCCGGCTCTGGGACGACCGTTAGGACACCTTGGAGGACCACCTACGCGACCTGAAGGAGACCCGCCATGAACGAGCTCCCTGACCTCACGATCGACCTGCCGTCCGATCGGGAGGTCACCCTCACCCGGTCCTTCGACGCCCCACGTGAGCTGGTCTACGCCGCGCACACCCAGGCCGAGCACCTCAAGCACTGGTGGGGGCGGGGCAACCCGCTGGACGTCGAGATCGATTTCCGGGTGGGTGGGCACTACCGGTGCGTCGAGCACGCCCAGGACGGCAACGACTACGTCTTCCGCGGTGAATACCGGGAGATCGTCGTGCCGGAGCGGATCGTGCAGACCTTCGAGTTCGAGGGCATGCCCGGCCAGGTTGCGGTGGAGACGCTGGTTTTCACCGAGCAGGACGGGCGCACCACCATCGCGAGCAGCACCCGCTTCGACACCACCGCGCAACGCGACGGCATGATCGACTCCGGGATGGCCCAGGGTGCAGCCGAGTCGTACGCCGCGCTGGACCGGTACCTCACCACACTGCGCTGACTCCGCCACGCCACGGTTGAACGGTGGGCTGGTGGCCCGCCCGGTGGCTGAACGGTCAGTGCTCCGCGAGGAACGCGCTGTCGACCAGTTGCCGGGGAGATCGTGCGCCGCCGAGGCTCTTCGCCTGGTACATGGCCGCGTCGGCACGGCTGAGCGCGTCGGTGAGCTGGGCCGGGCCGGTCACCGGGGCGAGCCCGACGGAGGCGGTGACCCGGACGCTGCACCCGTTGAGCCGAATCGGCGCGGCGACGGTCTCACTGAGGCGGCGGGTGGCGTGCTCGATCCAGCGCCGGTCGACGGTGGGGCTGGAGAGCAGCCCGGCGAACTCGTCGCCGCCGAGGCGGGCGACGAGGTTGTCCCCGGCGAAACCGGCGAGGCGATCGGCCACACTGATCAGCACCTGGTCGCCGGCGGCGTGCCCGTACCGGTCGTTGATCTGCTTGAAGTCGTCCAGGTCGAGCACGACGGCGATCAGAGGCTCGCCGGCCGCGTCGGTGAGCAGGGTGGCCGCCAGGCGGTAGAAGGCGCGTCGATTGGGCAGACCGGTGAGCGGGTCGTGACTCGCAGCGTGCCGCTCGGCGGCCAGCTCGGCTTGGAGGTGCCCGATCTCGGCCTCGGCCTGCAGCGCTCGCCTGCGCAGTTGCCAGGAGGAGAGCAGCGCG
The nucleotide sequence above comes from Micromonospora luteifusca. Encoded proteins:
- a CDS encoding NUDIX hydrolase, which gives rise to MTELPRDLPILERRAVRVVVTDSLDRVLLFHTRDPDHPRLGTWWELPGGGMDAGETYCDTAVRELHEETGILVTADQVGAPTWRRRASFPHRQVRHVQDEVVVSVRLAGEGPDVDEAHRLDYELEDYFAFRWWPLPEVIASPERFYPGQLPQLITAFLAGEEIDEPFELWS
- a CDS encoding type II toxin-antitoxin system PemK/MazF family toxin, with the translated sequence MAGLLRNVAARISRVGAVIPSPRRTGPAPAQVARRRQVSALQRRELTYAPERDGQADPGEIVWTWVPYEDDPRQGKDRPVLVVGRHSRTLFGLMLSSQSERDGQRHWFALGPGEWDRDNRPSWVRLDRVLTMREDSIRREGAVLDRPRFDRVGQALRAGYGWR
- a CDS encoding flavodoxin family protein; amino-acid sequence: MANIRALVLNCTLKQSPGPSSSEQLGREVLDELAAQDVEGELVRVVDHDVRFGVSTDEGNGDGWPAIRAKLLAAQVLIIATPIWLGQPSSVCKMVLERLDAELSETDDEGRLLTYGKVAGVAVVGNEDGAHHTIGQVQQALNEVGFTLPAAAATYWVGEALQTVDYRDAGPKPDTTGRTTKALALNTAHLARLLADRPYPPPGAKGAAVGPSRESA
- a CDS encoding SRPBCC family protein; the encoded protein is MNELPDLTIDLPSDREVTLTRSFDAPRELVYAAHTQAEHLKHWWGRGNPLDVEIDFRVGGHYRCVEHAQDGNDYVFRGEYREIVVPERIVQTFEFEGMPGQVAVETLVFTEQDGRTTIASSTRFDTTAQRDGMIDSGMAQGAAESYAALDRYLTTLR
- a CDS encoding GGDEF domain-containing protein, which translates into the protein MPDPMSVASGICAAGALLSSWQLRRRALQAEAEIGHLQAELAAERHAASHDPLTGLPNRRAFYRLAATLLTDAAGEPLIAVVLDLDDFKQINDRYGHAAGDQVLISVADRLAGFAGDNLVARLGGDEFAGLLSSPTVDRRWIEHATRRLSETVAAPIRLNGCSVRVTASVGLAPVTGPAQLTDALSRADAAMYQAKSLGGARSPRQLVDSAFLAEH